A section of the Cydia amplana chromosome 15, ilCydAmpl1.1, whole genome shotgun sequence genome encodes:
- the LOC134654844 gene encoding uncharacterized protein LOC134654844 produces the protein MNVLSLLVLIHEALSADNSLYHHTHNSGLTNGYSCLGDCVNNGCIYDWWGHKDSCTVSQVPSPVFKTIKGTNCYSNCGGFNAEPFAWCATLVDNSISWEYCTRYEARTAIKRIQTDNYLYICTDDCTKRRQTYNWCHTHNSWEKCDPEHEVLVFNYPTEKYNDECISRCVLYKGDYKCYDKNKDWKKCYLNPDKSLILFQFGQNINTALRYFGVLGESGYEQCSESEYRKKRAINSQWPYIESVRDLVAEFESGFPTIVPNDGGPVQSYTVLPILVPGQDDIIIPLAIRAVITRNHLRPPGTRGNIPSTVTRNIAMMHPYMARLDSNNDERAHLLASVLGGAMEPYNFIPQPRSFNRGRGSRWYFLEGLIARFLRERGRPGRYVDWQMALAYDVYSDRPNRPISVSLSVRMYEADGTLNVTSGVFENLYFSNNPLWTCRVFFSGSG, from the coding sequence ATGAACGTATTAAGTCTACTCGTTTTAATTCATGAAGCCCTCTCGGCTGATAACAGTCTTTATCACCACACACACAATTCAGGATTGACTAATGGCTACTCTTGCTTAGGAGATTGCGTGAACAATGGATGCATTTACGACTGGTGGGGCCACAAAGATAGCTGCACTGTGAGCCAAGTTCCATCTCCAGTCTTCAAAACTATTAAAGGAACCAACTGCTACAGCAATTGTGGAGGATTCAACGCCGAGCCCTTTGCATGGTGCGCTACCTTAGTAGACAATTCTATCAGTTGGGAATACTGTACTAGATATGAAGCAAGAACTGCCATCAAGCGAATCCAAACGGATAACTACTTGTACATATGTACTGATGATTGTACCAAACGGAGACAAACTTACAACTGGTGTCACACTCATAACTCCTGGGAGAAATGCGACCCAGAACATGAGGTACTAGTCTTCAACTATCCTACAGAAAAATACAATGATGAATGCATTTCAAGGTGCGTGCTGTACAAAGGCGACTATAAGTGTTACGACAAGAACAAAGATTGGAAAAAATGCTATTTGAATCCAGATAAAAGTCTGATATTGTTCCAGTTTGGCCAAAACATTAACACAGCTTTGCGGTACTTTGGAGTTTTGGGTGAATCTGGATATGAGCAATGTTCTGAGTCGGAATATAGGAAGAAGCGGGCGATAAACTCACAATGGCCTTACATAGAGAGTGTAAGAGATTTGGTAGCAGAGTTTGAATCCGGGTTTCCGACTATCGTTCCTAATGACGGGGGGCCAGTCCAGTCATACACAGTGCTACCGATTTTGGTTCCTGGTCAAGATGATATCATAATACCTTTGGCTATACGAGCTGTGATTACGAGGAATCACCTCCGGCCGCCTGGTACCCGAGGGAACATTCCGTCTACCGTCACAAGGAATATCGCAATGATGCATCCTTACATGGCACGGCTGGATAGCAACAATGACGAGCGAGCGCATCTCTTGGCTTCCGTGCTTGGAGGAGCCATGGAGCCATACAACTTTATTCCACAACCGAGATCCTTTAATCGTGGTCGTGGTTCTAGATGGTATTTTCTAGAAGGTCTGATCGCTCGGTTTCTCAGAGAACGAGGCCGGCCTGGACGGTATGTGGACTGGCAGATGGCTCTGGCATATGACGTGTACTCAGACCGTCCAAACCGGCCAATATCAGTGTCTCTGAGCGTGAGGATGTATGAGGCGGACGGTACGCTAAACGTCACGTCGGgggtttttgaaaacttgtattTTTCTAATAATCCTTTGTGGACTTGTCGCGTCTTCTTTAGTGGAAGCGGTTAG